DNA sequence from the Nitrospirota bacterium genome:
CGGTCAGGTTTGAGTGCGACCGATTGAGCAAACCCGAAGGCGTAGTTGAATCTACGCTGAGGGGTTGCGATTGAGAAGCACACAAAGATGGCCGGAAGATGAGATGCATAAATGTATAGGTTATTTTATGACAGACCCTAAGTTCAAAAGCAGGTTGACATAACATTGCAAATTTATTGACTTTTAAATTAAAGAAGTCTATTTTTATATTAAATAAATACAAGTTAGAAGATGTTAATAAGTTTTTGCGTATGATTTAGGAAACATATATTATGGGTAACAGGCGTAAACACAAGCGGGTAAGTTTATTAAAAGAGATAGATGTCGCCTGCCCGAATAGTAAAGGCGGCACCAAGGGCCTTATAGTCAATATAAGCCGGAGCGGCATGGTTATCTATAGTAATCGTCCGTTGAGTGCCGGTAATGAGATAGTTGTTAAACTTCCCTTCATTGATGAATATAAAGTGGACAGAGTAGAGACACTGCTTGGAGATATTCGTTGGACAAAGCCTCTTGAAGATTTTTTTGCTATCGGTATTCAATTCAAGTCAGTAAATGAACATGACCATTTCATGCTCCTTGCCTATCTGAATTATGCAGAGGGTTTTGAAAGACCTTGTATAAATGAGTAACCGGCGTGTCGGCAATATTACACTAACTTTTCTGCTCTGAAGAAACTCTTATAATTGTTTTTACGTTTCCTCTTGGATTCCAGTCACCTATCACTTCAATTTTCCTTGGTTCGAGCAATTTTTTTAAATCATCATATATCTTGTTTGTTGCAGATTCATGGGAGATGTGTTGATCGCGAAACTTGTTGAGGTAGAGTTTCAATGACTTCAGCTCTACAATATATTTATCCGGTATATAATTTATCTTTATTGTTGCATAGTCAGGATAGCCTGACCTCGGGCAGAGGCAGGAAAACTCAGGGAATGATATGTCAATTACATAATCCCTGTCCTGACAGGAGTTTTCCCAACGTTCCAATTCTACATTCTTAATCTCTTCTTCACCGTATTTCATTTGTCTTCTCCCATGTTTTACCCGAAAATCTCTACGGCGGGGTAAGAAAACCCCGCCTATCCAGATATATATATCAAGGATAGGTGGGACATTCTTGTCCCACTAATTTTCATCATCCTTTGTAAGCCTAAGGCTCAGGAGTGTTTCATTTTTAATTGCGTTCTCAACATTTCTTTTAAATCTTTTCCATTTAATCCGTTTGATGGGATTATTGTTAAACATGGTATTGAATCTGTCTTCGCTTACATCAATCAGTTCCTCAAGCAGGGGTGAGCTTAAATCCTCTCTTGGCTGAAAAGCCTTCTCAGAAGAAACCCTGGCGGTCTTGTTTTTTGGACATACCCACTGACAGTCATCACATCCGAATATCCTGTTTCCAATAAGCGGCCGTAGTTCTGCCGGTATATCTCCCTTTAATTCTCCTAATAAATATGAAATGCATCGCCTTGCATCAACCACATAAGGTTCTATTATAGCATTTGTCGGACATGCCTCAATGCACTTTGTGCAATTTCCGCAATGGTCTGTAGCAGGTTCATCAAAATCAAGTTCTATATCAAGCAGCAATACCCCAAGCAGAAGCCATGAACCGGCATCCTTACTCACGATTATAGAGTGTTTCCCAACCCAACCAATGCCTGCTTTTACTGCAAGGGCCTTCTCAGGCACAGGGCCGGCATCTACATATATCTTTCCTTTTGCCCTGCCGTCAGTGAGTCTGTTAATCTCTTCCATCAGTTCTCTCAACCTTGCCTCAATAACAGGATGATAATCTTCATTAAGTGCATAATTGGCAATGTATCCTCTCTTATATCTAATGGACGGATCATCAAGGCATTTCCTGTGTCCTTCACCTGAAAAATAATTCATTGAGGCGACTACTACTGATTTTACATCAGGGAAAGAAGAAGCAATATCTGTACGCCTATCAATGCCCCGTGATAAAAACTGCATTTCACCATGATAACACTGATTGACCCAATTCCTAAGCCTGACCTCCCATTCACCAATATCAGGCGATGTAATGCCGATATGAGTAAAACCTATCTTTTTCCCAATGTCCTTTATTTCATGTGAAAGAGATTTAGTGATTGTGTTCATAAGAAAATTACCCCATCCCCACCCCCCGATTACTACTTCGGGGGCAGGCTCTAACCCTCCCCTTGAAGGGGAGGGAATAAACTTAGCACCCTCTCCCCTGGCGGGAGAGCTGCAAGTAAATTCCTACCAAATTCCTCCCCCCTCCTTTGCGGGGGGGGTGGGGGGGGCAGTAGGGGGGCTCCGGGTGAGGGGGCCTCATTTTCATCATCCTTTGTGAGCCGAAGGCTCATGTCGGTTCATAAGAAATAAAATTATAAAGGACTGTGTGTTGAAATGCAAAAATCCCTGTGTTACGATTCATGGTAAACCTGAACATTTCTATTACACTCTTTGAAAATATGCTATTAATATTACCGTGAAAACCCCTCACCCTTACCCTCTCCCCTAAGGGGAGAGGGATGGGTGAGGGGGGGAGAAAATTTTATTGGATGTTGTCACCTTATCACGCCTGCAATTTTTCCTGACCATCTCTTTCCACTTTATCTTTGTTTCCATCAGCATCGGTCTGTCCTGGTGGCTTGTAGTCTTTGAACTGTCAGGCTGGAAAAAGAAGGATGGAGAGGTCTATGTTCAGATTGCAAAGTTCTTCAGTAAAATATTTGCAATCACCTTTATAACCGGTACAGCTACAGGCATTGTTATGGAATTCCAGATCGGTATGAACTGGGCAGGTTATTCAAAATTCTCAGGAGATGTCTTTGGCCCGCTTCTGGCGGCAGAAGGGCTTATCGCCTTTTTTATGGAATCTTCCTTTCTCGGTTTATACTTATTCGGGAGAAACAAGGTATCACGTTCTATCCATCTGCTCTCCATTTTTATGGTATCAGCAGGTTCTACAATATCTGCATTCTGGATACTTACAGCAAACTCATGGCAGCAGACACCCGCAGGTTTTGTTATAAACAATGGAAGGGTAGAGTTGACAAACTTCATGGACGTTATTTTTAACCCTTCTACATTTCAAAGGTTTTTTCATACAATAGATGCAACGCTTATTACCGGGACATTTTTTGCAACCGGCATAGCGTCTTATTTGCTGAAGAATGACAGGCGGGTAGATGAGGCAAAAACAATATTGAGGTTCACTATTATTACAGGTCTTATTCTTTGTGTGTTACAGGTTATGCCCATTGGTCATGAACATGCGAAACAGGTAGCACTTACACAGCCGGAAAAATTTGCTGTACTTGAGGCTGTACAGGAGACACAATCCCATGCACCTTTTGTCCTGTTCGGGATTCCCTCTGACACACCATCAGGGTTGAAGATGAGTGTTAAAATCCCCAGTCTCCTCAGCATTATTACCTTTGGTGATGCAGAGGCTACTATTAAAGGTATTAATGATTTCCCTTCTGATGAAGTACCGCCCCGGCTTATCCCATTTATCACATTCCGGACTATGGTTGTACTTGGTATGTATTTTATATTGATAACCGGTTATGGTGTTATTCAACTATTCCGCGGTAAGTTGTTTAATGGGAAGGGATTTCTGAGATTACTCGTATGGTCTGCCCCCCTTCCAATCATTGCCTCTCAGCTTGGATGGATTGCCGCTGAGGTCGGGCGCCATCCCTGGATTATTTACAGGGTAATGAAAACCGCAGAAGGTGCAACCCTTACACTGCCGGCTGTTAATGTCCTGACAACCCTTATTATGTTTGCCATACTATACTCATTTATTGGCGGTCTTTATGTTTATCTGATAAAGAGAGAGATAAATCAATGGACCTGAATACATTATGGTACTTACTCATAGGTTTAGTCATTACAGTATATGCCATTCTTGATGGGTATGATTTGGGAGTGGGTTTATTACACCTCTCTACAAGGGATGAAGGAGAACGGCGCGTTAATCTGAATTCTATTGGCCCGCTCTGGGACGGTAATGAGGTCTGGTTGATAGCAGGCGGCGGGACGCTGTTTGCCGTGTTCCCTGTTGTTTACT
Encoded proteins:
- the queG gene encoding tRNA epoxyqueuosine(34) reductase QueG; protein product: MNTITKSLSHEIKDIGKKIGFTHIGITSPDIGEWEVRLRNWVNQCYHGEMQFLSRGIDRRTDIASSFPDVKSVVVASMNYFSGEGHRKCLDDPSIRYKRGYIANYALNEDYHPVIEARLRELMEEINRLTDGRAKGKIYVDAGPVPEKALAVKAGIGWVGKHSIIVSKDAGSWLLLGVLLLDIELDFDEPATDHCGNCTKCIEACPTNAIIEPYVVDARRCISYLLGELKGDIPAELRPLIGNRIFGCDDCQWVCPKNKTARVSSEKAFQPREDLSSPLLEELIDVSEDRFNTMFNNNPIKRIKWKRFKRNVENAIKNETLLSLRLTKDDEN
- a CDS encoding cytochrome ubiquinol oxidase subunit I translates to MDVVTLSRLQFFLTISFHFIFVSISIGLSWWLVVFELSGWKKKDGEVYVQIAKFFSKIFAITFITGTATGIVMEFQIGMNWAGYSKFSGDVFGPLLAAEGLIAFFMESSFLGLYLFGRNKVSRSIHLLSIFMVSAGSTISAFWILTANSWQQTPAGFVINNGRVELTNFMDVIFNPSTFQRFFHTIDATLITGTFFATGIASYLLKNDRRVDEAKTILRFTIITGLILCVLQVMPIGHEHAKQVALTQPEKFAVLEAVQETQSHAPFVLFGIPSDTPSGLKMSVKIPSLLSIITFGDAEATIKGINDFPSDEVPPRLIPFITFRTMVVLGMYFILITGYGVIQLFRGKLFNGKGFLRLLVWSAPLPIIASQLGWIAAEVGRHPWIIYRVMKTAEGATLTLPAVNVLTTLIMFAILYSFIGGLYVYLIKREINQWT
- a CDS encoding PilZ domain-containing protein, which produces MGNRRKHKRVSLLKEIDVACPNSKGGTKGLIVNISRSGMVIYSNRPLSAGNEIVVKLPFIDEYKVDRVETLLGDIRWTKPLEDFFAIGIQFKSVNEHDHFMLLAYLNYAEGFERPCINE
- the queF gene encoding NADPH-dependent 7-cyano-7-deazaguanine reductase QueF, coding for MKYGEEEIKNVELERWENSCQDRDYVIDISFPEFSCLCPRSGYPDYATIKINYIPDKYIVELKSLKLYLNKFRDQHISHESATNKIYDDLKKLLEPRKIEVIGDWNPRGNVKTIIRVSSEQKS